The Streptomyces sp. B3I8 nucleotide sequence GCGGTGCGTGGCGGCGTCGGTCGCGGTCATTTGACGGCTCCCGCCGTCAGGCCGGCCACCAGATACCGCTGGAGCAGCAGGAATCCGGCGACCACGGGCACGCTCACGACGAGCGAGGCGGCCATGATCTGGTTCCAGTACACGTCGTACTGCGTGGAGTAGCCCTGCAGTCCGACGGCGAGCGTGCGGGTGGCGTCGTTGGTCATCACGGAGGCGAACAGCACCTCGCCCCACGCGGTCATGAAGGCGTAGACGGCGACCGCGACGATGCCGGGGATCGCGGCCGGCACGACGACCCGGAACAGCGCGCCGAGCGGACCGCAGCCGTCGACCAGCGCCGCCTCGTCCAGGTCGCGCGGCACCGAGTCGAAGTAGCCGATCAGCATCCAGATCGAGAACGGCAGCGAGAAGGTGAGGTACGTCAGGATCAGCCCGCCGCGCGAGCCGAACAGCGCGATGCCGGTGGCGTTGCCGATGTTGACGTAGAGCAGGAACAGCGGCAGCAGGAAGAGGATGCCGGGGAACATCTGCGTGGACAGCACGGTCACCGTGAAGACGCGCTTGCCGCGGAAGCTGTAGCGGCTGACCGCGTACGCGGCGAACACCGCGATGACCACCGAGCAGACGGTCGCCGCGCCCGCCACGATCAGCGAGTTCATGAAGTACTTCGCCAGCGGCACCGTCGACCAGATGTCGATGTACGGGCGGATCGTCAGCTCGCTGGGCAGCCAGTGGAACGTGCCGGTGACGTCCGCGAGCGGCTTCAGCGAGCTGGAGATCATGACGTACACCGGCACCAGGACGAAGCCGGTGAGCAGGGTGAGGAAGATCCGCCGGAGCCACAGGAAGGTGCGCGGCGGCGCCATGGGGGAGCGGGGCACGGTTGCCGTGCGTACGGTGTCAGACATCGGCCGTCTCCTTACGGCGGCGGAGCCCGGTGCGGGCGCGTTCGCGGGCACGGCTTCGGTTGCCGGTGCGCTCGCGCGAGGTCAGCGCCAGATACACGCCGGTGACCACCAGCAGGAACAGCAGCAGCAGGACCGACATCGCCGAGCCGGTGCCGAAGTTCCAGGTGACGAAGGACGCCTGGTAGATGTGGACCGAGATGAGGTCGGCGGCCTGCGGGGCGCCCTTGCCGAACAGCACGAACGGCGTGTTGAAGTCGTTGAACGTCCACAGGAACAGCACCAGCACCAGCACCTGGTTGACCGGGCGCAGTGAGGGCAGCGTGATCCGGCGGATCTGCTGCAGCATCCCGGCGCCGTCCAGCGCGGCGGCCTCGTACAGCTCGTTGGGAATGTTCTGCAGCCCGGCCATCACGATGAGGAAGGCGAACGGCCAGCCCTTCCACACCGACACCGTCAGCAGCGCGATGAAGCTGTTGTCGCCGATGAGCCAGAAGGAGCGCTTGTCGGTGAGGTGGAGCTGGTCGTGCAGGACGTGGTTCACCAGGCCGTTGTCGTGCTGGAACATGAACACCCAGGTGATGACGGCCGCGTAGACCGGCAGCGCGTACGGCACCAGGAACAGTGCGCGCAGCAGTCCGCGGCCGCGGAAGGTGTCCTGCATGAAGATCGCGGCCGCCGTGCCGATCAGCCAGCACAGGGCGACCGACAGCAGGGTGAAGGCGACGGTGACGAGGAAGGAGTGGAGCAGCGCCTCGCCGACCGGCGCGTCGAAGTCCACCGACATCTTGTAGTTGTCGAACCCGGACCAGGGCGCGGTGCCCCAGTCGCGGATGTAGAACTGGGTGAGCTCCTTGAAGCTCATCACGACACCGATCACCATCGGTATCAGATGGACGAGGAGTTCGAGGATCAGGGCGGGCAGGAGGAGCAGGTAGGGCAGGGTGACGCGGCGGAGCCGCCCGGTGCGGCGGCGGGGGCCGCGCGCCACGTCGGGCGGATCCTTGCGCACCGCCGGCTCCCGTGCGGGGGCGGTGGTGGTCATGCGGCTCACTTCTTGGGCATCTGCTGCTGGGCCTTGTCGAGCTTCGCCTTCACCGACGCGGTGGTCACCGAACGGCCGTCGGCGGCGTCGGCGAACAGCTCCTTGACGGCCGTGCCGACCGTCGTCTCGAACTGCGACTCGTCGGCGACCTGCGGCAGCGCGGCGGCGGAGGTGGCGAGGGTGGTCTTGAGGACGGCGGTGGCGCCGGAGTTGAACGCCGGGTCCGACTGCGCCGCCTTCACCGGCGGGATCGAGCTGTAGGCCTTGTTGAGGATCTTCTGCTCGGCGTCGCTGGTCATGAACTTCACGAAGTCCGTGGCGCCGTCGAGGTTGTGGGTGTTCTTGAAGACGGCCATGTTGATGCCCGCGACCATCGAGTTGACCTGCGTCCCGGTGCCGGGGGCGCCGGACTGCACGGGCACCGGGGCGATGCCGTAGGCGTCGTCGGCCATGCCCTGCGACTTGAGGTTGGAGGCGGCCGACTGCCACAGCAGCATCGCCGTCTTGCCCTTGGCGAAGTCGCTCACCGACTGGTTCTGCGCGTACTCGGCGTTGCCCGCCGGGATGGCCTTGTCCTTCGCCATCAGGTCGACGTACTGCTTGACCGCCGCGACGGCCTTGTCACTGGTGAAGTCCGGCTTGCCGTCGGCGGTGAAGAAGTCGGCGCCGTGCTGCTTGGCGAAGACGAACACGTGGTGGATGTTCTCGGACAGGTTGGAGCCCTCGGCACCCAGCGCGTTCTTGCCCTTGGCCTCTATCTTCTTGCCGTCGGCGACCAGCTCGGCCCAGGTGGCCGGCGGCTTCTGGATGCCCGCGTCGGCGAAGATCTGCTTGTTGTAGTACAGCGCGTACGCCATCGAGTACAGGGGGACCGCGGCCGGGTCCTTGCCCTCGGCGCCGGTCGAGCCGAGCGCGGAGTCGACGAAGCGGTCCCTGCCGCCGATCTTCGCGAAGTTCTTCGCGTCCCACGGCAGCAGCGCCCCGGTGGCCTGCAGCGAGGCGCTCCAGGTGTTGCCGATGTTCAGCACGTCCGGGCCCTGGCCCGAGGTGGCGGCGGTCAGGATCCGGTTCAGCAGGTCCGACCAGGGCACGACCTCCAGCTTGACCTTCACGCCGGTCTGCTTCTCGAACTTGTCGAGCTCCGGCTGGAGGACCTTCTTGTCCACCTGGATGCTGGCGCCCTGGTTGGAGGCCCAGTACGTGAGCGTCTTCGGCGAGTCGTTGGACCCGCCGCTCGTCGACGAGCCGCCGCCGCACGCGGTCACGGCGGTCAGCAGGGAGACGGTGACCGCGGCGGCGGCCGCGACTCGGGTTCTGCGCATGGCTCAGGCGTCCTTTTCCTCAGGTTCCTCAGGGCGAGCGCGAGGGCTCGTCCGGGGGGAGCGGACGGGGATCCGGGACGAGCCCGGACGCGTTCATTTCCCGAACGATCCTCATGACTTAACTTAGAGCGTGAGTTAAGACCTCGCGGAAAGTCGCGTCAAGGTGTCTCGCAAAGGTATCTTGCGTCGAGGGGCAGGCCGGGAGGAGCCACATGGCGGGGCGGAACGGGCGGACGGTGCGTGACCTGCGGCGCGGCAATCGCGCCGAGGTACTGCAACGGTTGTATTTCGACGGCCCGATGAGCCGCTTCGAACTGGGCCCGGTCACCGGGCTCAGCTCCGGATCGGTCAGCAACGTGGTCGCCGAACTGGTGGCCGACGGCCTGGTCGAGGAGGCCGGCTCCGTCGACTCCGACGGCGGCCGGCCACGCACCCTGCTGCGCGTGGCCCCCACCGCCGGGTACATGATCGGCGTCGACGTCGGCGAGACCCGCGTCCGGGTCGAGCTGTTCGACCTCGCCCTCACCGAACTGGCCCGCACCGAACGCCCGTTGGAACACCACCGGTACGACGTCGACGTCGTCGTCGGCCACATCCGGGACGGCATCGCCGAGGTACTGACCACCGCCGGCCTCGCCCCCGAACGGCTGCTCGGCGTCGGCATCGGCGTCCCCGGCATCGTGGCCCGCGAGGAGGGACGGGGAGCCGTCGTGCACGGCCAGACCATCGGCTGGGACGCCGTCCCGCTGGAGGCACTGCTGCGCTCCGCCTGCCTGCTGCCCGACTCCGTGCCCTACTTCGCCGACAACGGCGCCCGCACCCTCGGCCAGGCCGAGATGTGGTTCGGCGCCGGCCGCGGCGCCCGGGACGCGGTGGTCGTCCTCTTCGGCTCCGGCGTCGGCGCCTGCGTGGTCACCGGCGACATGACCGGCGGCCGGGCGGTGGAGTACGGCCATCTCACGGTACGGGTGCGGGGGCGCCGCTGCCGGTGCGGGGCGCTGGGCTGCCTGGAGGCGTACGCGGGCGCCGAGGCGCTGCTCGCGCGGTGGCGGGAGGCCGGGGGAGCGGTGCCCGAGGAGGCCGACGAGGAGACCGCGCTCACCGCGCTGCTCGCGGCGGCGTACCCGGAGGAGGGCGCGGGGGCCGCCGACCCGGTGGCGTCGGCGGTGCTGGAGGAGACGGCCGAGTACCTCGGCGCGGGGCTCTCCGACCTGATCAACCTCTTCCGGCCCGAGCGCATCCTGATCGGCGGCTGGGCGGGTCTGCAACTCGGCGCCCGGTTCCTGCCGGCGGTGCGGCGCCACGCGGTGGCGTACTCCCTGCGGTATCCCGCCGAACGGGTGGCGATCGAACTGGGGCGGCTGGGACCGGACGCCGTGACGGTGGGGGCGGCGATCCTGCCGCTGGCGGACTTCTTCGCGGCCGGAGGACGCAGGACGACCACCGCCGGCGCCCCCGAACACCGGGCCCCGGGCTGGCGCGAGGCTCTGGAGGACCGGTCGTCGGGGGGTGCGGCGCGGTAGGCCGCGTCGCTGCCAGGGGCGGGGCCGCCCGCTGCCGCGGCGCACGGCCCGCGGCACTCCGCGCGCCCGCCGGGCGCCGTGCGGGGAGGTGGTCAGCCGGCAGGGTTCACGCGGCGACGGGCGGTGTCCTGAGGCCGAGCGGAGAGGCGGGACCGAGGCGAAGCCCGTTGTGAAGGGGACGCGCGGCTCCGTACGTCGGAGCGCTCTCCGGCGCCCCGGGCGTACTCTCTCGGCCCCCGGATGAGACAGGCGAGCAGCCACCCGCCGGCCCTGACGGGGCATCGGCACCCGCCCGGGTGACGCGCCGCTTCCCGCGCGTTTCGGCGGGGGCCGCCCGGGTACTTGCGCGTCGCTCCTCGTGGCCGTCCTGCCTGCGGGGAGGGACAAGGGAGGACCACGTGACCGAGCACCGCCTCGAGGGCCCCGGCGAGAACGGCGACCCCGTCCCCCGTGATCTGCCCGACCAGCAGGCCGGCGAGGGTGAGGACCCCTGGGAGGCCGCCCCCGCCCGCCGCGAGGCGGAGAACACCGACGACGACGCGGAGGCCATCGACGGGGACGCCGACGACACCACCGGCCCCGAGGACGAGCCCACGCCCGACGAGCCCACCGCCTGACGCCGGCCGGGGAACGGGAGTCACCCATGCGCATCTCGGACCGGCTTCGCGACTGGCCCGTCTACCGTCAGCTCACCGGCGACGCCGGCGACCGCTCCGGCCGCGGCGGCGCCGCCAGGTCCGCCTCCACCGCTCACCTGCGCCCCCGCACCGACACCGCCGACCGGGTGGTCAAGTCGGTCTGCCCGTACTGCGCCGTCGGCTGCGGCCAGGACGTGTATGTCAAGGGCGAGAAGGTCGTCCAGATCGAGGGCGACCCCGACTCGCCCGTCAGCCGCGGCCGGCTCTGCCCGAAGGGCTCCGCCACCCTCCAGCTCACCACCGGCCCCGCCCGCGAGCACCAGGTCCTCCACCGCCGCCCGCACGGCACCGACTGGGAGACCCTCGACCTGGACACC carries:
- a CDS encoding carbohydrate ABC transporter permease translates to MSDTVRTATVPRSPMAPPRTFLWLRRIFLTLLTGFVLVPVYVMISSSLKPLADVTGTFHWLPSELTIRPYIDIWSTVPLAKYFMNSLIVAGAATVCSVVIAVFAAYAVSRYSFRGKRVFTVTVLSTQMFPGILFLLPLFLLYVNIGNATGIALFGSRGGLILTYLTFSLPFSIWMLIGYFDSVPRDLDEAALVDGCGPLGALFRVVVPAAIPGIVAVAVYAFMTAWGEVLFASVMTNDATRTLAVGLQGYSTQYDVYWNQIMAASLVVSVPVVAGFLLLQRYLVAGLTAGAVK
- a CDS encoding carbohydrate ABC transporter permease, which produces MTTTAPAREPAVRKDPPDVARGPRRRTGRLRRVTLPYLLLLPALILELLVHLIPMVIGVVMSFKELTQFYIRDWGTAPWSGFDNYKMSVDFDAPVGEALLHSFLVTVAFTLLSVALCWLIGTAAAIFMQDTFRGRGLLRALFLVPYALPVYAAVITWVFMFQHDNGLVNHVLHDQLHLTDKRSFWLIGDNSFIALLTVSVWKGWPFAFLIVMAGLQNIPNELYEAAALDGAGMLQQIRRITLPSLRPVNQVLVLVLFLWTFNDFNTPFVLFGKGAPQAADLISVHIYQASFVTWNFGTGSAMSVLLLLFLLVVTGVYLALTSRERTGNRSRARERARTGLRRRKETADV
- a CDS encoding sugar ABC transporter substrate-binding protein; amino-acid sequence: MRRTRVAAAAAVTVSLLTAVTACGGGSSTSGGSNDSPKTLTYWASNQGASIQVDKKVLQPELDKFEKQTGVKVKLEVVPWSDLLNRILTAATSGQGPDVLNIGNTWSASLQATGALLPWDAKNFAKIGGRDRFVDSALGSTGAEGKDPAAVPLYSMAYALYYNKQIFADAGIQKPPATWAELVADGKKIEAKGKNALGAEGSNLSENIHHVFVFAKQHGADFFTADGKPDFTSDKAVAAVKQYVDLMAKDKAIPAGNAEYAQNQSVSDFAKGKTAMLLWQSAASNLKSQGMADDAYGIAPVPVQSGAPGTGTQVNSMVAGINMAVFKNTHNLDGATDFVKFMTSDAEQKILNKAYSSIPPVKAAQSDPAFNSGATAVLKTTLATSAAALPQVADESQFETTVGTAVKELFADAADGRSVTTASVKAKLDKAQQQMPKK
- a CDS encoding ROK family transcriptional regulator; this encodes MAGRNGRTVRDLRRGNRAEVLQRLYFDGPMSRFELGPVTGLSSGSVSNVVAELVADGLVEEAGSVDSDGGRPRTLLRVAPTAGYMIGVDVGETRVRVELFDLALTELARTERPLEHHRYDVDVVVGHIRDGIAEVLTTAGLAPERLLGVGIGVPGIVAREEGRGAVVHGQTIGWDAVPLEALLRSACLLPDSVPYFADNGARTLGQAEMWFGAGRGARDAVVVLFGSGVGACVVTGDMTGGRAVEYGHLTVRVRGRRCRCGALGCLEAYAGAEALLARWREAGGAVPEEADEETALTALLAAAYPEEGAGAADPVASAVLEETAEYLGAGLSDLINLFRPERILIGGWAGLQLGARFLPAVRRHAVAYSLRYPAERVAIELGRLGPDAVTVGAAILPLADFFAAGGRRTTTAGAPEHRAPGWREALEDRSSGGAAR